TGCCGTTTAGGGATGGAAGGAGCTATGTGTGGTGTGGAATCTACTCAATAGACGAAAGTGGCAAGGCAGATTTGATCAAAGAGATTGAGGTCGAAGGATCTATGATTTCGAGCCGCAAGAAGGATGATGCGGTATATCTGGTGGTAAACAAGTATCTGTATGGATATGGAATAGATTATGAAGAAATAGTCCCGATGTTCAGGGACACTGCTTTAGGAGACGAATACAGGGAACTTCCAATCGACAGAATCATGTACTATCCGAAGAGGGCGGCATCGAATTACCTTATAGTGGCGGCAATAGATATCTTTGATGAAACAAAGGCGGCAACAATAGAGGCGTTCCTTGGCAGCGGAAACATGGTATACATGAGTGATAAAGCCCTTTATGTGGCAGGGCAGGATTATAATTCATTTTGGGGAAGCATTACTAATATAGCCAAGTTCACGGTAGACGGAACAAAAATAGGATTTGCAGGAGGAGGCATGGTGGAGGGGAGCGTACTCAACCAGTTTTCCATGGATGAGTACGAAGGTAGCCTCCGGGTGGCCACAACCAATTGGCAAAGGGAAAATGTCAATGCACTCTATGTGCTGGACGAAAACTTAAACGAAACAGGTTCGGTCGAAAATCTAGCGCCGGGTGAAAGGATATACTCGGTTCGTTTCATGGGGGATAAGGGTTACATTGTGACATTCAGGCAGATAGATCCTCTATTTGTGCTCGACTTGGCAGATTCCGATTCTCCAAGGATTACGGGTGAACTCAAAGTGCCGGGATTTTCCAGCTACCTGCATCCATTGAGTGAAGACCTTATTCTGGGAATTGGACAGAATATAGATGAAAAAACGGGAAGTCAGGAAGGCATAAAGCTCTCAGTTTTCGATGTGTCCGACGAGGGCAAGCCAATGGAAATAAGTAACCTGATTCTCGGAGGCAGAGGAAGCTATGCGGAGGTTTTGTACAACCACAAGGCCCTCATGCTGAATCTGAAAGATGACATGATAGCCTTTGACGCTGTACTTGCTAACAATACCGGAGACTATTCAAAGTCGAATTTCTACGGTGCGGCAATCCTGAAGATCCGAGAGGACGGAGATATGAGCGTATTGAAGCTTATATCAAATGAAGGAATGTATGGGTCCTATGTAAAAAGGGCAATATACATTGGTGATATTCTGTATTATATACTCGATGACAATATTAGGGCTTTCGACATTGAAACTTTTGATGAAATCAAATAATATAATGATTGATTGCA
The nucleotide sequence above comes from Peptostreptococcaceae bacterium. Encoded proteins:
- a CDS encoding beta-propeller domain-containing protein, whose translation is MKKFLVLTLIASIICCFDVSVFASDATLEDSIALHIGSPLILSGEIMKALDSDNPNVVPVIHKDRTLVPLRAISEHFGADVGYEAELREAYIEYGGKRFVFPIDKSNYRIEEYGRETVTIAIDTEALIIQDRTMVPLRVICEDVLGKKVGYGDRVITVGNEEIDLDSKMVDGIKNRIGQALKVSSREELAGIVAGMTDNYEMKAMDEARAPDGMGEALNESAASEDFSATNEQVAGVNEADIVKTDGKYIYVVTGESVRVYDSNNGKPVLTDEIKMTVDAGTGQYIQFSEMYIDDGRLVVLGSRNRFENWIRPIPEPMEEMESSIMPFRDGRSYVWCGIYSIDESGKADLIKEIEVEGSMISSRKKDDAVYLVVNKYLYGYGIDYEEIVPMFRDTALGDEYRELPIDRIMYYPKRAASNYLIVAAIDIFDETKAATIEAFLGSGNMVYMSDKALYVAGQDYNSFWGSITNIAKFTVDGTKIGFAGGGMVEGSVLNQFSMDEYEGSLRVATTNWQRENVNALYVLDENLNETGSVENLAPGERIYSVRFMGDKGYIVTFRQIDPLFVLDLADSDSPRITGELKVPGFSSYLHPLSEDLILGIGQNIDEKTGSQEGIKLSVFDVSDEGKPMEISNLILGGRGSYAEVLYNHKALMLNLKDDMIAFDAVLANNTGDYSKSNFYGAAILKIREDGDMSVLKLISNEGMYGSYVKRAIYIGDILYYILDDNIRAFDIETFDEIK